The following coding sequences are from one Sphingomonadaceae bacterium OTU29LAMAA1 window:
- a CDS encoding alpha/beta hydrolase translates to MTDTPRPRLAYHQTPGTGPTIVFLPGYASDMNGTKALALEAWARETGRGFVRFDYGGCGHSEGVFEEQTLTGWRDDVLAMLDQVATGPVVLVGSSLGGWLMLLAAKARPDRVVGLVGIAPAPDFTDWGFSTEDKMAILTEGRLERPNPYGPEPTVYTRAFFQSGEASRVMFGTIPIDGPVRLVQGQADPDVPWHRTVRLGEMLRSADVQTLLIKDGDHRLSRDIDIALIVRATEDVLNRL, encoded by the coding sequence ATGACCGACACCCCCCGCCCCCGCCTCGCCTATCATCAGACACCGGGCACCGGTCCGACGATCGTCTTCCTGCCCGGATATGCGTCCGATATGAACGGCACAAAGGCGCTGGCGCTGGAAGCATGGGCGCGCGAGACCGGCCGTGGCTTCGTCCGGTTTGACTACGGCGGCTGCGGGCATAGCGAAGGCGTATTCGAGGAGCAGACGCTCACCGGCTGGCGCGACGACGTGCTGGCGATGCTCGATCAGGTCGCGACCGGGCCGGTGGTGCTGGTCGGATCGTCGCTGGGCGGCTGGCTGATGTTGCTCGCTGCCAAGGCCCGCCCCGATCGCGTCGTCGGTCTCGTCGGCATCGCCCCCGCGCCCGATTTCACGGACTGGGGCTTTTCGACCGAGGACAAGATGGCGATCCTGACCGAGGGCCGGCTGGAACGCCCCAATCCCTACGGGCCCGAGCCGACGGTCTACACCCGCGCCTTCTTCCAGTCGGGCGAGGCGAGCCGCGTAATGTTCGGCACGATCCCGATCGATGGTCCCGTGCGGCTGGTACAGGGCCAGGCGGACCCGGACGTGCCGTGGCATCGGACCGTGCGGCTCGGCGAGATGCTTCGTTCAGCCGATGTGCAGACGCTGTTGATCAAGGACGGCGATCATCGCCTGTCGCGCGACATCGATATCGCGCTGATCGTCCGGGCGACCGAGGATGTGCTGAACCGCCTATGA
- a CDS encoding M48 family metallopeptidase — MPSMSVPSELSVPVWHYDGTTAVRRQVSLVANDDGFWLDGEHHAFADLTPGDGDGAATTFGLQGRPGWRIGFEGPVPADIAARLPGVHRYGRWVDRLGLWRAAAIFAVVAAVAVLLVLRTPALVARMIPASVEQRIGEVMEGDFGRKGCEDPAGRAALATLVRRIDPDGDRIDVHVVKLPMVNAVTLPGGRIVIFDGLLQSAASPDEVAGVIGHEIGHVRHRDVMEALLRQMGLAALLGGMEGHVGAYTNAMFATAYSRDAERRADGDAIRLLSAARLSPLPTAAFFDRLGKGSGHAERMFAYLASHPVSTDRAKRFRSSIASGAAYTPALGARQWSDLRGICKGETDRIEWRF; from the coding sequence ATGCCTTCGATGTCGGTGCCTTCTGAATTGAGCGTCCCGGTCTGGCATTATGACGGCACCACCGCGGTGCGGCGGCAGGTATCGCTCGTCGCGAACGACGACGGCTTTTGGCTCGATGGCGAGCATCATGCCTTCGCCGACCTGACGCCGGGGGACGGCGACGGCGCTGCGACGACCTTCGGGCTGCAAGGGCGCCCCGGCTGGCGGATCGGTTTCGAAGGTCCGGTGCCAGCGGATATCGCCGCGCGTTTGCCCGGCGTCCATCGCTACGGGCGTTGGGTCGACCGGCTCGGCCTGTGGCGCGCGGCGGCGATCTTCGCCGTGGTCGCCGCCGTCGCCGTGTTGCTCGTGCTGCGCACCCCGGCACTCGTCGCGCGGATGATCCCCGCGTCCGTCGAACAGCGGATCGGCGAGGTGATGGAGGGCGATTTCGGCCGCAAGGGGTGCGAGGATCCCGCCGGTCGCGCCGCGCTGGCAACGCTCGTGCGCCGCATCGATCCCGATGGCGACCGGATCGACGTCCACGTCGTCAAGCTGCCGATGGTCAATGCGGTCACCCTGCCGGGCGGACGCATCGTGATCTTCGACGGGTTGCTGCAATCGGCGGCGTCGCCGGACGAGGTCGCCGGCGTGATCGGTCACGAGATCGGCCACGTCCGCCACCGTGACGTGATGGAAGCACTGCTGCGCCAGATGGGGCTGGCCGCGCTGCTGGGCGGGATGGAGGGGCATGTCGGCGCCTACACTAACGCCATGTTCGCTACTGCCTACTCCCGCGATGCGGAGCGCCGCGCCGATGGCGATGCGATCCGCCTGCTGTCGGCCGCACGCCTGTCGCCGCTACCGACCGCAGCGTTCTTCGATCGGCTCGGCAAGGGTTCCGGCCATGCCGAGCGGATGTTCGCCTATCTGGCCAGCCATCCGGTTTCGACCGACCGCGCGAAGCGGTTCCGGAGCAGCATCGCGTCGGGCGCAGCCTACACCCCCGCGCTCGGTGCGCGGCAATGGTCCGACCTCCGCGGCATCTGCAAGGGGGAGACGGACCGCATCGAATGGCGTTTCTGA